The region TGGCTGACCGAGGACGGCTTCGCCCACATGTCCACGTTCGGCGGCGCCGAACTCGGCTGCGTGGCGGCGCTGAAGACGCTGGAGATCACCTGCCGGCCCGAGGTCCGGTCGATGGTGCACTACATCGCGGCGACCTTCACCGGCGGACTAGCGAAGATCCAGGCGCAGTACCCCGACTGGTTCACCGGGATCCGGCAGGACGGGCTGGTCATGGGGCTGGAGTTCGGCCACCCGCAGGGCGCCAAGTTCGTGATGAAGCGGCTCTACGAGCACGGGGTATGGGCGATCTTCTCCACCCTCGACCCCCGGGTGCTGCAGTACAAGCCGGGCATCCTGCTCACTCCGGCGGTGTGCGAGGAACTGCTCGAGCGGACCGAGGTGGCCATCGCGAAGGCCAGGGACGACGTGGCCACGGGGGCGCGGCGATGACCCAGGAGATGAGCAGGGCCCCGATCAGCGTCTCGGAGCTGCTCACCGACCCGGCGGGGGTGCCGAGGGCCCGGGCCATGCTGCAGCGGGCGGAGTGGGCCGGGCGCGCCTTCGCCCGGTACGACAAGCCTACGGTGGACGCGATCGTGCGCGCCGCCGCCGCGGTCGGCGCGGCCGGGGCCCGCGAGTACGCCGAATGGGCGGTGCGGGAAACCGGGTTCGGCGTGGTGGAGCACAAGGTGCTCAAGAACGTCGCGTGCAGCACCGGAGTCGTGGAGCACTACGCCGGCCACGACTACGTGACGCCGCGGGTCGACGCCGCGGCCAAGGTCGTCGAGGTGCCGCGCCCGGCCGGCGTGGTGCTCGCACTGACTCCCTC is a window of Sporichthyaceae bacterium DNA encoding:
- a CDS encoding aminotransferase class III-fold pyridoxal phosphate-dependent enzyme; the protein is WLTEDGFAHMSTFGGAELGCVAALKTLEITCRPEVRSMVHYIAATFTGGLAKIQAQYPDWFTGIRQDGLVMGLEFGHPQGAKFVMKRLYEHGVWAIFSTLDPRVLQYKPGILLTPAVCEELLERTEVAIAKARDDVATGARR